From the genome of Uranotaenia lowii strain MFRU-FL chromosome 1, ASM2978415v1, whole genome shotgun sequence, one region includes:
- the LOC129738411 gene encoding mitogen-activated protein kinase kinase kinase 4 isoform X3 produces the protein MMLASAVDFLWSTGTISTVIVPEGDEADFVADIGFNSQDLEEGLRSVDDLISQYADQYGSTPPRTRIKNKSRSSRQRMEGSVKMRTGGRLARPRADRRNTVDCAILNQMIMEPNAEEKARTDKRSTQLLRESEREMKMAAAVNPVIARNSANFGGVLAGSIEERAESMPIPSSVSNSISPAVIPALIESCNRFMSVKSRPVGCRTSAPPSAFASFRDSNANVGSDIPQNRIEFHDTFSNLIKLGSVDKDRVNRNIISTEERLWQTHVNDLIWLELQAWHADRTVEQQDTILCQARKEIDALLAEIMNFRFQRQLTRTVSEVSMADSGFGSEPTASTANGEKNQPFCFGCLSMYCKDCLEVQTIALKQVEDLLLRLESKESLFPSSKAMGMAFPIYQSEEFVGRVKAMCLWYNMTKQHRLTLLILGKLLARLQDNKKSYQWPIMETDSSTNSSVQEENVDTIDRGQGEAAVSSAGVCSSKKVQFAYDGSATESSNSDESGRDYSDIEDFSMQRQFSFSGDTDMSQYMNSLNIYSVNTITEVTSHTANNSTSLYRKYIENVLKTRGLGKSLTFLHRLHNVVLRKAQLTLEKPDTRDHEDSLFDEDEDVPCIEPPLEKDQESELQRFGAWSEEAKKLNLPSYVSAFIFLSLIPLEVIQEFLKMRLETKPVQPNPLSLEQHIKELKEGLTLAMIHRDRFQKHINTALWDRESELDRFMAVLETFDGTVRRIFDLYLEYAEKWILDATPEGHQKAALDEEWRFTKLVCPMIPGQHAIAAKKFCSIVEKVLEITGSKMISNLRELEDQIKIIEVNNGDRKWQILALCRETQEVLTFARDKTLKTMSFTKGLFRDLENADFHRDHCDDCVDDLEGVVLRNSCLRKKKSFICQEVVDSLRILKKNLLLFRNKLTKVIEILQNECSVRNMADMDESDRLGILSRTREILHQGYKFGFEFHKDLTRLYETRADNCRDVESELKLSNAIVHFAKLWMKFVMERCERGRGVRPRWAYQGLEFLISACDPQCTAHLSSEEFEDLKSKMDACISHVIGSIREPDRIRKSPRSRKSSPSPSITQGRASIPTITLGKTLQNQLSLREEGVTLRPHHTVDNNDYYRKQTSYEGVNDIKIRVPTDVLLGTKPLRQLRVRDAINKLDNELDMRMRARSLIGNVKEISNCDKVLNRARSVNFSWHRGIKIGQGRFGKVYTAVNNSTGELMAMKEIAIQPGETSEIRKVAEEMKIFEGINHKNLVKYYGVEIHREEQLIFMELCPEGTLESLVELNGGLPEAQTRRYTHQLLSGVNELHRHGVVHRDIKTANIFLSKDGNCLKLGDFGSAVKIQAHTTMHGELKQYVGTQAYMAPEVFTKNNSEGHGRAADIWSVGCVVIEIGSGKRPWHQFDSNYQIMFKVGMGESPEIPECLSEEGHDFVTSCLQYNPKDRPSSADLLQHDFCKMSEGSDEDLEKELRRSFRRNINSTSSLKP, from the exons ATGATGTTAGCGAGCGCGGTGGATTTCCTCTGGAGCACTGGCACCAT CAGTACCGTGATAGTTCCCGAAGGAGACGAAGCGGATTTTGTTGCCGACATTGGGTTTAACTCCCAGGATTTGGAAGAGGGTCTACGCTCAGTGGACGATTTAATAAGCCAGTACGCGGATCAGTATGGTAGTACACCCCCGAGGACAAGAATAAAGAACAAAAGTAGAAGCTCGCGGCAAAGAAT GGAAGGAAGCGTTAAAATGCGGACAGGTGGACGCTTGGCTAGGCCACGAGCCGATCGGCGCAACACTGTCGATTGTGCTATCCTGAATCAGATGATCATGGAGCCGAATGCCGAGGAAAAGGCTCGGACCGATAAACGATCGACGCAGTTGTTGCGAGAGTCCGAGCGTGAGATGAAAATGGCTGCTGCAGTGAATCCGGTGATTGCTCGTAATTCGGCCAATTTCGGAGGTGTACTAGCAGGTTCAATTGAAGAGCGAGCGGAAAGCATGCCAATTCCCAGTTCTGTTTCAAATAGTATTTCACCGGCAGTAATTCCAGCGTTGATAGAGTCTTGCAATCGTTTTATGAGCGTTAAATCTCGCCCAGTTGGATGTCGTACTTCAGCGCCACCTTCGGCGTTCGCTAGCTTTCGTGATAGTAATGCTAATGTTGGCAGTGATATCCCACAGAATCGAATTGAATTCCATGATACGttttcaaatctaatcaaacTTGGAAGTGTCGATAAAGATCGAGTGAAtcgaaacataatttcaacGGAGGAACGATTGTGGCAAACGCATGTTAACGATCTTATTTGGTTGGAGTTGCAGGCCTGGCACGCAGATCGAACTGTTGAACAACAAGACACTATACTTTGTCAAGCCAGAAAAGAGATCGATGCTTTGTTGGCGGAAATAATGAATTTCCGGTTTCAACGTCAGTTAACTAGAACGGTCAGTGAAGTCAGCATGGCTGATAGTGGCTTTGGATCTGAGCCAACCGCTTCGACCGCCAATGGTGAGAAAAATCAGCCATTTTGTTTTGGATGTCTTTCAATGTACTGTAAAGATTGCTTAGAGGTGCAAACTATAGCATTGAAGCAAGTTGAAGATTTGTTGCTAAGGTTGGAATCAAAGGAAAGTCTTTTCCCATCTTCGAAGGCTATGGGTATGGCATTTCCCATATATCAGAGCGAAGAGTTTGTTGGTCGAGTCAAGGCAATGTGCCTCTGGTACAATATGACTAAGCAACATCGTTTGACTTTGCTTATTTTAGGAAAGCTGCTAGCCCGACTGCAAGACAATAAAAAGTCTTACCAGTGGCCAATTATGGAAACAGATAGCTCCACGAACTCGTCTGTTCAAGAAGAAAACGTAGATACCATCGATAGGGGGCAAGGTGAAGCAGCAGTGAGTTCCGCTGGAGTTTGTTCAAGTAAGAAAGTGCAATTTGCTTATGATGGGAGTGCAACTGAGAGCTCTAATAGTGATGAATCTGGCCGTGATTATTCCGACATTGAAGATTTCTCAATGCAACGGCAATTTTCTTTCTCGGGAGACACAGATATGAGTCAGTACATGAACTCGCTCAATATTTACAGTGTGAATACGATTACAGAAGTAACATCTCATACAGCCAACAACTCTACATCTCTGTATcgtaaatatattgaaaatgttttgaaaactaGAGGTTTGGGCAAATCTCTAACTTTCCTGCATCGGCTTCATAACGTTGTGTTGAGAAAAGCGCAACTAACACTTGAAAAGCCAGATACTCGGGATCACGAAGATAGTTTGTTTGACGAAGATGAAGATGTTCCATGCATCGAACCTCCGCTTGAGAAAGATCAAGAATCTGAGCTTCAACGCTTTGGTGCATGGAGCGAGGAGGCAAAGAAGTTGAATCTTCCGTCATATGTCTCGGCTTTCATATTCTTATCGTTGATACCTCTGGAGGTGATTCAGGAATTCCTGAAAATGCGTTTAGAAACGAAACCCGTTCAGCCCAATCCTTTAAGTTTGGAACAACATATTAAGGAGCTAAAAGAAGGTCTCACTCTTGCCATGATACATCGAGATCGATTCCAGAAGCATATTAATACCGCTCTGTGGGATCGTGAATCAGAGCTGGATAGATTTATGGCTGTATTGGAAACGTTTGACGGAACAGTTCGTCGGATTTTCGATCTGTATTTGGAATACGCCGAAAAATGGATTCTGGACGCTACTCCTGAGGGACATCAAAAAGCTGCACTGGACGAAGAATGGCGATTTACCAAGCTAGTGTGCCCGATGATACCCGGTCAGCACGCCATAGCGGCTAAAAAATTTTGCAGCattgttgaaaaagttttggaaatcaCCGGCAGTAAAATGATTTCCAATTTGAGGGAGCTGGaagatcaaataaaaataatcgaaGTCAATAATGGCGACAGAAAATGGCAAATCTTGGCCCTCTGTCGAGAAACTCAGGAAGTGTTGACGTTTGCACGTGATAAGACCCTTAAAACAATGTCGTTTACAAAAGGATTGTTTCGCGATCTAGAAAACGCGGACTTCCATCGCGATCACTGTGATGATTGTGTGGATGATTTAGAAGGTGTTGTGTTGCGAAATAGTTGtctgagaaaaaagaaaagttttatttgtcAAGAAGTGGTTGATAGTTTacgtattttgaagaaaaatttgctATTGTTTCGTAACAAACTGACTAAAGTaatagaaattttgcaaaacgaATGCAGTGTTCGAAATATGGCAGATATGGATGAATCTGATCGCCTTGGTATATTATCGAGAACAAGAGAAATTTTACATCAAGGATACAAGTTcggtttcgagttccataaggATTTAACGAGGCTGTATGAAACCAGGGCTGACAACTGTCGGGATGTGGAAAGTGAACTTAAACTGTCGAATGCGATAGTACATTTCGCCAAGCTGTGGATGAAGTTCgtgatggaacgatgcgagcgTGGACGAGGAGTTCGACCACGATGGGCTTATCAGggtttagaatttttaatttcggCTTGTGATCCTCAGTGTACAGCTCATTTGAGTAGCGAAGAGTTTGAGGATCTAAAGTCTAAGATGGATGCTTGTATTTCGCATGTAATCGGAAGCATAAGGGAGCCGGATCGGATTCGAAAATCCCCTCGGTCTAGAAAGAGTTCACCTTCTCCATCGATTACCCAAGGCCGTGCTTCAATTCCTACTATCACATTGGGAAAAACACTTCAAAATCAATTGAGCCTCCGAGAGGAAGGAGTAACTTTGAGACCTCATCATACTGTAGATAATAATGATTACTATCGAAAGCAGACATCGTATGAGGGTGTCAACGACATTAAGATACGGGTGCCAACGGATGTGTTACTTGGAACTAAACCCCTGCGTCAGCTGAGAGTTCGCGACGCTATCAATAAGTTGGACAACGAGCTCGACATGAGAATGCGAGCGCGCAGTTTGATTGGTAACGTTAAGGAGATCAGTAACTGTGATAAGGTATTGAACAGAGCCCGCAGCGTTAACTTCAGCTGGCACCGGGGTATAAAAATAGGCCAAGGCCGATTTGGCAAGGTCTACACGGCAGTTAACAATTCTACCGGTGAACTGATGGCTATGAAAGAAATCGCTATTCAACCTGGAGAAACCAGTGAGATCCGCAAGGTAGCGGAAGAGATGAAAATATTCGAGGGAATAAACCACAAAAATCTGGTCAAGTACTATGGAGTTGAGATACATCGG GAGGAGCAATTGATCTTCATGGAATTGTGCCCCGAAGGAACATTGGAGAGTTTGGTTGAATTGAATGGAGGTTTGCCGGAGGCACAAACTCGACGTTACACTCACCAACTCTTGTCCGGTGTAAATGAATTACATCGACATGGAGTCGTCCATAGGGATATCAAGACGGCAAACATTTTCCTTTCGAAGGATGGCAACTGTTTGAAGCTTGGAGATTTTGGATCGGCAGTGAAAATTCAAGCTCATACAACTATGCACGGGGAGTTGAAGCAGTATGTTGGGACTCAAG CTTATATGGCACCAGAGGTATTTACTAAAAATAACAGCGAAGGACACGGGCGTGCTGCAGACATTTGGTCCGTTGGATGCGTGGTGATCGAAATTGGCTCCGGGAAG CGTCCATGGCATCAGTTCGATTCGAATTATCAAATCATGTTCAAAGTCGGAATGGGCGAATCTCCGGAAATTCCTGAATGCCTATCTGAAGAAGGACATGATTTTGTCACTAGTTGTCTGCAGTACAATCCTAAGGATCGACCATCATCAGCTGATTTGTTGCAGCATGATTTTTGCAAG ATGAGTGAAGGTTCCGATGAGGATTTGGAAAAGGAACTACGACGATCATTCCGGCGGAATATAAACTCGACATCTTCTTTAAAGCCATAA
- the LOC129738411 gene encoding mitogen-activated protein kinase kinase kinase 4 isoform X4 yields the protein MEGSVKMRTGGRLARPRADRRNTVDCAILNQMIMEPNAEEKARTDKRSTQLLRESEREMKMAAAVNPVIARNSANFGGVLAGSIEERAESMPIPSSVSNSISPAVIPALIESCNRFMSVKSRPVGCRTSAPPSAFASFRDSNANVGSDIPQNRIEFHDTFSNLIKLGSVDKDRVNRNIISTEERLWQTHVNDLIWLELQAWHADRTVEQQDTILCQARKEIDALLAEIMNFRFQRQLTRTVSEVSMADSGFGSEPTASTANGEKNQPFCFGCLSMYCKDCLEVQTIALKQVEDLLLRLESKESLFPSSKAMGMAFPIYQSEEFVGRVKAMCLWYNMTKQHRLTLLILGKLLARLQDNKKSYQWPIMETDSSTNSSVQEENVDTIDRGQGEAAVSSAGVCSSKKVQFAYDGSATESSNSDESGRDYSDIEDFSMQRQFSFSGDTDMSQYMNSLNIYSVNTITEVTSHTANNSTSLYRKYIENVLKTRGLGKSLTFLHRLHNVVLRKAQLTLEKPDTRDHEDSLFDEDEDVPCIEPPLEKDQESELQRFGAWSEEAKKLNLPSYVSAFIFLSLIPLEVIQEFLKMRLETKPVQPNPLSLEQHIKELKEGLTLAMIHRDRFQKHINTALWDRESELDRFMAVLETFDGTVRRIFDLYLEYAEKWILDATPEGHQKAALDEEWRFTKLVCPMIPGQHAIAAKKFCSIVEKVLEITGSKMISNLRELEDQIKIIEVNNGDRKWQILALCRETQEVLTFARDKTLKTMSFTKGLFRDLENADFHRDHCDDCVDDLEGVVLRNSCLRKKKSFICQEVVDSLRILKKNLLLFRNKLTKVIEILQNECSVRNMADMDESDRLGILSRTREILHQGYKFGFEFHKDLTRLYETRADNCRDVESELKLSNAIVHFAKLWMKFVMERCERGRGVRPRWAYQGLEFLISACDPQCTAHLSSEEFEDLKSKMDACISHVIGSIREPDRIRKSPRSRKSSPSPSITQGRASIPTITLGKTLQNQLSLREEGVTLRPHHTVDNNDYYRKQTSYEGVNDIKIRVPTDVLLGTKPLRQLRVRDAINKLDNELDMRMRARSLIGNVKEISNCDKVLNRARSVNFSWHRGIKIGQGRFGKVYTAVNNSTGELMAMKEIAIQPGETSEIRKVAEEMKIFEGINHKNLVKYYGVEIHREEQLIFMELCPEGTLESLVELNGGLPEAQTRRYTHQLLSGVNELHRHGVVHRDIKTANIFLSKDGNCLKLGDFGSAVKIQAHTTMHGELKQYVGTQAYMAPEVFTKNNSEGHGRAADIWSVGCVVIEIGSGKRPWHQFDSNYQIMFKVGMGESPEIPECLSEEGHDFVTSCLQYNPKDRPSSADLLQHDFCKMSEGSDEDLEKELRRSFRRNINSTSSLKP from the exons AT GGAAGGAAGCGTTAAAATGCGGACAGGTGGACGCTTGGCTAGGCCACGAGCCGATCGGCGCAACACTGTCGATTGTGCTATCCTGAATCAGATGATCATGGAGCCGAATGCCGAGGAAAAGGCTCGGACCGATAAACGATCGACGCAGTTGTTGCGAGAGTCCGAGCGTGAGATGAAAATGGCTGCTGCAGTGAATCCGGTGATTGCTCGTAATTCGGCCAATTTCGGAGGTGTACTAGCAGGTTCAATTGAAGAGCGAGCGGAAAGCATGCCAATTCCCAGTTCTGTTTCAAATAGTATTTCACCGGCAGTAATTCCAGCGTTGATAGAGTCTTGCAATCGTTTTATGAGCGTTAAATCTCGCCCAGTTGGATGTCGTACTTCAGCGCCACCTTCGGCGTTCGCTAGCTTTCGTGATAGTAATGCTAATGTTGGCAGTGATATCCCACAGAATCGAATTGAATTCCATGATACGttttcaaatctaatcaaacTTGGAAGTGTCGATAAAGATCGAGTGAAtcgaaacataatttcaacGGAGGAACGATTGTGGCAAACGCATGTTAACGATCTTATTTGGTTGGAGTTGCAGGCCTGGCACGCAGATCGAACTGTTGAACAACAAGACACTATACTTTGTCAAGCCAGAAAAGAGATCGATGCTTTGTTGGCGGAAATAATGAATTTCCGGTTTCAACGTCAGTTAACTAGAACGGTCAGTGAAGTCAGCATGGCTGATAGTGGCTTTGGATCTGAGCCAACCGCTTCGACCGCCAATGGTGAGAAAAATCAGCCATTTTGTTTTGGATGTCTTTCAATGTACTGTAAAGATTGCTTAGAGGTGCAAACTATAGCATTGAAGCAAGTTGAAGATTTGTTGCTAAGGTTGGAATCAAAGGAAAGTCTTTTCCCATCTTCGAAGGCTATGGGTATGGCATTTCCCATATATCAGAGCGAAGAGTTTGTTGGTCGAGTCAAGGCAATGTGCCTCTGGTACAATATGACTAAGCAACATCGTTTGACTTTGCTTATTTTAGGAAAGCTGCTAGCCCGACTGCAAGACAATAAAAAGTCTTACCAGTGGCCAATTATGGAAACAGATAGCTCCACGAACTCGTCTGTTCAAGAAGAAAACGTAGATACCATCGATAGGGGGCAAGGTGAAGCAGCAGTGAGTTCCGCTGGAGTTTGTTCAAGTAAGAAAGTGCAATTTGCTTATGATGGGAGTGCAACTGAGAGCTCTAATAGTGATGAATCTGGCCGTGATTATTCCGACATTGAAGATTTCTCAATGCAACGGCAATTTTCTTTCTCGGGAGACACAGATATGAGTCAGTACATGAACTCGCTCAATATTTACAGTGTGAATACGATTACAGAAGTAACATCTCATACAGCCAACAACTCTACATCTCTGTATcgtaaatatattgaaaatgttttgaaaactaGAGGTTTGGGCAAATCTCTAACTTTCCTGCATCGGCTTCATAACGTTGTGTTGAGAAAAGCGCAACTAACACTTGAAAAGCCAGATACTCGGGATCACGAAGATAGTTTGTTTGACGAAGATGAAGATGTTCCATGCATCGAACCTCCGCTTGAGAAAGATCAAGAATCTGAGCTTCAACGCTTTGGTGCATGGAGCGAGGAGGCAAAGAAGTTGAATCTTCCGTCATATGTCTCGGCTTTCATATTCTTATCGTTGATACCTCTGGAGGTGATTCAGGAATTCCTGAAAATGCGTTTAGAAACGAAACCCGTTCAGCCCAATCCTTTAAGTTTGGAACAACATATTAAGGAGCTAAAAGAAGGTCTCACTCTTGCCATGATACATCGAGATCGATTCCAGAAGCATATTAATACCGCTCTGTGGGATCGTGAATCAGAGCTGGATAGATTTATGGCTGTATTGGAAACGTTTGACGGAACAGTTCGTCGGATTTTCGATCTGTATTTGGAATACGCCGAAAAATGGATTCTGGACGCTACTCCTGAGGGACATCAAAAAGCTGCACTGGACGAAGAATGGCGATTTACCAAGCTAGTGTGCCCGATGATACCCGGTCAGCACGCCATAGCGGCTAAAAAATTTTGCAGCattgttgaaaaagttttggaaatcaCCGGCAGTAAAATGATTTCCAATTTGAGGGAGCTGGaagatcaaataaaaataatcgaaGTCAATAATGGCGACAGAAAATGGCAAATCTTGGCCCTCTGTCGAGAAACTCAGGAAGTGTTGACGTTTGCACGTGATAAGACCCTTAAAACAATGTCGTTTACAAAAGGATTGTTTCGCGATCTAGAAAACGCGGACTTCCATCGCGATCACTGTGATGATTGTGTGGATGATTTAGAAGGTGTTGTGTTGCGAAATAGTTGtctgagaaaaaagaaaagttttatttgtcAAGAAGTGGTTGATAGTTTacgtattttgaagaaaaatttgctATTGTTTCGTAACAAACTGACTAAAGTaatagaaattttgcaaaacgaATGCAGTGTTCGAAATATGGCAGATATGGATGAATCTGATCGCCTTGGTATATTATCGAGAACAAGAGAAATTTTACATCAAGGATACAAGTTcggtttcgagttccataaggATTTAACGAGGCTGTATGAAACCAGGGCTGACAACTGTCGGGATGTGGAAAGTGAACTTAAACTGTCGAATGCGATAGTACATTTCGCCAAGCTGTGGATGAAGTTCgtgatggaacgatgcgagcgTGGACGAGGAGTTCGACCACGATGGGCTTATCAGggtttagaatttttaatttcggCTTGTGATCCTCAGTGTACAGCTCATTTGAGTAGCGAAGAGTTTGAGGATCTAAAGTCTAAGATGGATGCTTGTATTTCGCATGTAATCGGAAGCATAAGGGAGCCGGATCGGATTCGAAAATCCCCTCGGTCTAGAAAGAGTTCACCTTCTCCATCGATTACCCAAGGCCGTGCTTCAATTCCTACTATCACATTGGGAAAAACACTTCAAAATCAATTGAGCCTCCGAGAGGAAGGAGTAACTTTGAGACCTCATCATACTGTAGATAATAATGATTACTATCGAAAGCAGACATCGTATGAGGGTGTCAACGACATTAAGATACGGGTGCCAACGGATGTGTTACTTGGAACTAAACCCCTGCGTCAGCTGAGAGTTCGCGACGCTATCAATAAGTTGGACAACGAGCTCGACATGAGAATGCGAGCGCGCAGTTTGATTGGTAACGTTAAGGAGATCAGTAACTGTGATAAGGTATTGAACAGAGCCCGCAGCGTTAACTTCAGCTGGCACCGGGGTATAAAAATAGGCCAAGGCCGATTTGGCAAGGTCTACACGGCAGTTAACAATTCTACCGGTGAACTGATGGCTATGAAAGAAATCGCTATTCAACCTGGAGAAACCAGTGAGATCCGCAAGGTAGCGGAAGAGATGAAAATATTCGAGGGAATAAACCACAAAAATCTGGTCAAGTACTATGGAGTTGAGATACATCGG GAGGAGCAATTGATCTTCATGGAATTGTGCCCCGAAGGAACATTGGAGAGTTTGGTTGAATTGAATGGAGGTTTGCCGGAGGCACAAACTCGACGTTACACTCACCAACTCTTGTCCGGTGTAAATGAATTACATCGACATGGAGTCGTCCATAGGGATATCAAGACGGCAAACATTTTCCTTTCGAAGGATGGCAACTGTTTGAAGCTTGGAGATTTTGGATCGGCAGTGAAAATTCAAGCTCATACAACTATGCACGGGGAGTTGAAGCAGTATGTTGGGACTCAAG CTTATATGGCACCAGAGGTATTTACTAAAAATAACAGCGAAGGACACGGGCGTGCTGCAGACATTTGGTCCGTTGGATGCGTGGTGATCGAAATTGGCTCCGGGAAG CGTCCATGGCATCAGTTCGATTCGAATTATCAAATCATGTTCAAAGTCGGAATGGGCGAATCTCCGGAAATTCCTGAATGCCTATCTGAAGAAGGACATGATTTTGTCACTAGTTGTCTGCAGTACAATCCTAAGGATCGACCATCATCAGCTGATTTGTTGCAGCATGATTTTTGCAAG ATGAGTGAAGGTTCCGATGAGGATTTGGAAAAGGAACTACGACGATCATTCCGGCGGAATATAAACTCGACATCTTCTTTAAAGCCATAA